The Myxosarcina sp. GI1 nucleotide sequence GAGCTTGTGTTTTACTTCTCTGGCTCGCTCGCGCTCTGTAAATGTTGTCTGCTTTGATTTTTGCGCGGGAATAGTTTTTTTTCCATCTTGTGAAATTAAATACGTTCCATCAGAAGACCAGTCAAAGTACTCGTCTTCTGATTCTAGTTCGAGAGCGATCGCATCAGGAATAACCAAGTTATCTAAAAATTTGGAATTATTCATGTAGTATTAATTACCAAAAGCTATAAAACAAATTGTTACATCAACGAAGCATTAACACAGGGTTTAAAATGACAAAGTTAAATTTTGACGCTGGAAAAGTAGCCTTTTTGAAACGGTTAACTTCATTGCTTCAACTAAAAAACATCTTATCTAAATTGCTCTATTTTTGCTTTAAATCTTCCCAATGCGTGACAATGGCTTTACATTTATCGCGATCGCTTTCGGCAATAAAACAGCAACAGCCTAATTTATGAACTACCTGCAAAAGATTTGGATAGGGAAGATAGCAAATTGAAACTATTTCCTCGGCATTAGTAGTACCTTTAATAATTTGCTCGATGGCTTTTTCTACAAGCAGCAAATCCATATCTTCTTGATACTTACTGTAAAAACTTAAATGCGACTCTATTTGATGGGAATAGGAGAATTTCCAATCTATGTTGGGTGGAAAAGCCAGATTTAGAGATATTTTGTTAGGCAATTGCTTTAAAAAATCCCGTGAATTGGGATCGCCACAAAAAAGCAAATGCTCTCCAAGCTGCCATAGGTTTTGTTGGCGAACGACTTTAACAATTTGTTCTTTTTGGGAAGAAAGACGAGTATTAGGTTCGGTTTGAGGCTTAGAAGCTGAAGTTTCTCGAACCGTTGTTTCTGACTCTGATAAATTTTGTGATGTTTTACTTTCCCTGGTACGTTTTGTAGTTGTTGGTAAATTTTCTTTTTTTTGAAGATGCTTATTCTTAATAGCTTTAGCAAGTTTCTTGGTGATTGTCTCTCCTTGTTTAGCTCTAGCCATAGCTTCATCAACTGCTGCATCAGTTGCAGAGATAGTTGAAAGTTCGTATAAAGCACTAGGTAAGATGCTCAAATTCGACACAGTGTCTAACTCGAACTTTTGAGCTACTTTCATCATTCTTGCAGCGGTTCTATCGCTCATTTTAAATTCTGTTTCGAGCCATGTTAAAAATTGACCGTGTTCTAATCTCTCCTTAACTTTATTTAAGGTTTTGCCAATATTAATAATATCTTCAGTTGTTCTAGTAAATAACTTATTGAGTTTATTAGTCTCCTCAAATAAAAAAATGGATAGCTTATCATTTGGCAAAAGATATTCAAATTTTTGAAGGGCTAACCACCTTTGAGTTCCACTTAAGCGTAATTGATATTTATCTAATTTTGAGTTAGCTTTTCCAAAAAAAGCTACTATATTATTAAATTCTTGTGCCTCTTCTCTTAAAAAATCTTCAGTTACGTAAGCCGAATAGATATAAATTGAAGTATATTTGAGGTACTTATTTATAGCAGGTATTAAATCAATTCCCCTTCTATCTGAATTAGAATAATCACAAGGCTCGTAGCTATTTCTAGGAATTCTCGAATCGAGAAAACAAGTAGCAATATTTTGTTCTTTCAGAATAATTTGAAAAGCATCTTCATAATTAGCCGCGAAAATAACCTTTTCTTTTGGGAGTTTTAATTCTGAAAAAACGTCACTTCTTCTGACATCATTTGTCGTTATTTCATCGTCTACAATCAAACACTTTGCGTCAAAATCTGTACTATTTGAAGAATTGTTAAAGGCGTTGGCGAACATAGGTTACTTATTCTTCACTGCGGACTACAATACAATGATACAATTTCCGAGCTACATTTTAGACAACTCTACAAATTAACTATTTTAATTAAGCGTACTTTTGTGCGGCACAATAACTACAATTATGTTCTTTAGAAAGAAATCGAGCGAGTCGAGATGGCAAGTAGTTTTCTGGAGTTTAACTACGAGCATTACAAGCACAATATTTTTGACAGTAGACCCCGTACAAGCTCAGATAAAGGCTATAAATGACGGGCGAGAAGCACCGATTGAAGTAGAACAAATAGAGCTTGAGGGAAATACAGTATTTTCGGATACGGAGTTGAAAAGAGCGATCGATTTTCCTGGTACAGAGGAGATTTCTTTAGAAAGACTAGTACAGTTAAGAATTCAAATTACCAAACATTATGAACAGCAGGGTTATTTGCAAAGTGGGGCATTTATACCAGTGCAAGAAATTACCGATGGAAAAGTAAAGGTTCGTGTAATTGAAGGAAGACTGACAAAAGTAAATATTGAAGGTTTAACGCACCTCAATCGTAACTATATTGTCGCTCGCCTTCCAGATTTAGAAAAACCCACAAAACAAGCCGAGGTAGAACGGGCGTTAGGGAAGCTGAGAAAAGATCCTTTTATTAAGAATATAGAAGGTGGTATAAGTGAGATTAGCCCTGGAAAAAATCTTTTGACCATAAATATTGAGGAGAACGAGCCGCTAACAAGCGAGTTTGCTCTAACTAACAGCTATTCTCCTAGTGTGGGTACTTTTGGCGGTACGCTCAGTGCTAATTATCATTTATTTGGATTTGGCGATCGGCTTGGACTTGAATATACTCGAACCGAGGGGTTAACTCGATACGATGGAAGTTATTTATTTCCAGTTAATAGCTCAAACGGTACGATTGGGTTGAGT carries:
- a CDS encoding DUF3102 domain-containing protein, producing the protein MIVDDEITTNDVRRSDVFSELKLPKEKVIFAANYEDAFQIILKEQNIATCFLDSRIPRNSYEPCDYSNSDRRGIDLIPAINKYLKYTSIYIYSAYVTEDFLREEAQEFNNIVAFFGKANSKLDKYQLRLSGTQRWLALQKFEYLLPNDKLSIFLFEETNKLNKLFTRTTEDIINIGKTLNKVKERLEHGQFLTWLETEFKMSDRTAARMMKVAQKFELDTVSNLSILPSALYELSTISATDAAVDEAMARAKQGETITKKLAKAIKNKHLQKKENLPTTTKRTRESKTSQNLSESETTVRETSASKPQTEPNTRLSSQKEQIVKVVRQQNLWQLGEHLLFCGDPNSRDFLKQLPNKISLNLAFPPNIDWKFSYSHQIESHLSFYSKYQEDMDLLLVEKAIEQIIKGTTNAEEIVSICYLPYPNLLQVVHKLGCCCFIAESDRDKCKAIVTHWEDLKQK